In Zingiber officinale cultivar Zhangliang chromosome 3B, Zo_v1.1, whole genome shotgun sequence, a single window of DNA contains:
- the LOC121968033 gene encoding beta-galactosidase 6-like: MAAAMAPTSLLVLVLLILCHGVELSAAANVTYDHRALVIDGRRRVLVSGSIHYPRSTPEMWPDLIEKSKSGGLDVIDTYVFWDIHEPVQGEYDFEGRKDLVRFVKAVAAGGLYVHLRIGPYVCAEWNYGGFPLWLHFIPGIEFRTDNEPYKKEMQRFTTKIVDMMKYEKLYASQGGPIILSQIENEYGNIDDAYGKAAKTYIDWAASMATSLNTGVPWVMCQQADAPDPIIDTCNGFYCDQYTPNSYHKPKFWTENWSGWFLGFGDSVPYRPAEDLAFAVARFYQRGGTLQNYYMYHGGTNFGRTSGGPFITTSYDYDAPIDEYGLVRQPKWGHLRDLHIAIKLCEEAMVATDPESIDLGPNLIGDVYRAESGKCAAFLANIDNKTNATVIFNGKTYFLPAWSVSILPDCEHVVFNTAQINSQTTLPEMKYVNSDDQSSELAWKYVKEPVGISKSSAFVKAEILEQINTTADASDYLWYSTSLDITGNEPFLSDGSECTLHVESLGHVLHSFVNGQPTGSAIGSGGDSKVSLNLTITLVKGINKIDLLSVTVGLQNYGAFYEKQGAGIISPVLLIGKTASANLSLSEWTYQIGLQGEDSGLYDSGDSSVWHSQADLPKYVPLVWYTTEFEAPAGNDPVAIDFTGMGKGTAWVNGESIGRYWPSYLAPESGCEPCDYRGNYDAKKCRKNCGQPSQTLYHVPRSFIRPGQNKLVLFEEMGGDPTIISFTTRQIARLCGHVSENHPPPVRAWNSRNKSPVLHLECPRPDQVISSVPFASFGTPYGTCGSYSHGGCSSSRALAIVKQACVGATSCDVEVSIDLFGDPCAHVGKSLAVEVACS; encoded by the exons ATGGCAGCAGCCATGGCTCCGACTTCGCTGCTTGTGCTGGTCTTGCTCATCCTCTGTCACGGCGTTGAGCTCTCCGCCGCGGCCAACGTGACGTACGACCACCGGGCGTTGGTGATCGATGGAAGACGAAGAGTCCTCGTCTCCGGCTCTATCCACTATCCTCGCAGCACCCCCGAG ATGTGGCCCGACCTCATCGAGAAGTCCAAGAGCGGCGGGCTCGACGTCATCGACACCTACGTCTTCTGGGACATCCACGAGCCCGTTCAGGGCGAG TATGACTTCGAAGGGAGGAAGGATTTGGTGCGGTTCGTGAAGGCGGTGGCGGCGGGCGGCCTCTACGTTCACCTTCGGATCGGTCCTTACGTCTGCGCCGAGTGGAATTACGG TGGGTTCCCTCTTTGGCTGCACTTCATCCCTGGAATCGAGTTTAGGACTGACAACGAGCCCTACAAG AAGGAGATGCAACGTTTCACGACAAAGATTGTGGACATGATGAAGTATGAAAAGCTCTATGCGTCGCAAGGTGGACCTATCATCCTGTCACAG ATTGAGAATGAGTATGGAAACATAGATGATGCTTATGGCAAAGCAGCCAAAACTTATATCGACTGGGCAGCATCAATGGCAACCTCTCTTAACACAGGCGTACCATGGGTGATGTGCCAACAAGCTGATGCCCCTGATCCCATT ATCGACACTTGCAATGGCTTCTACTGTGATCAGTACACTCCAAACTCGTATCACAAACCGAAATTTTGGACTGAGAATTGGAGCGGTTG GTTTCTCGGCTTCGGTGACAGTGTGCCATACAGACCCGCTGAAGATCTTGCATTTGCTGTAGCTCGATTCTACCAACGTGGCGGTACCTTACAAAACTACTACATG taCCATGGAGGCACCAACTTTGGACGCACTTCAGGTGGACCATTTATCACTACGAGCTACGATTATGATGCTCCCATCGATGAGTATG GTCTTGTTAGGCAACCTAAGTGGGGACACTTGAGAGATCTACACATCGCCATAAAGCTTTGTGAAGAAGCAATGGTAGCAACAGATCCAGAGTCCATTGATCTCGGGCCAAACTTGATC GGAGATGTTTATCGAGCAGAATCAGGGAAATGTGCAGCATTTCTTGCCAATATCGATAACAAAACTAATGCCACTGTTATTTTTAATGGTAAAACCTACTTTTTGCCTGCATGGTCTGTGAGCATTCTTCCTGACTGTGAGCATGTCGTCTTCAATACTGCACAG ATAAATTCTCAAACTACTCTTCCAGAGATGAAATATGTAAACAGTGATGATCAGAGCTCCGAGTTAGCATGGAAATATGTCAAAGAGCCTGTGGGCATCTCAAAGTCCAGTGCTTTTGTGAAAGCAGAGATACTCGAACAGATAAACACTACTGCTGATGCCAGTGACTATCTTTGGTATTCAACAAG TCTCGATATCACTGGAAATGAACCATTTCTTTCGGATGGGAGTGAGTGCACACTGCATGTGGAGTCTCTTGGCCACGTCCTCCATTCTTTTGTTAATGGACAGCCAACAG GCAGCGCGATCGGAAGCGGCGGCGATTCGAAAGTCTCTCTGAATCTAACAATAACCCTTGTCAAAGGAATCAACAAAATTGATCTCCTGAGCGTCACTGTTGGTCTTCAGAACTACGGTGCATTTTACGAAAAACAGGGTGCGGGAATAATTAGCCCTGTGTTGCTAATAGGTAAAACTGCCAGTGCAAATCTATCTTTAAGCGAATGGACTTACCAG ATTGGACTACAAGGTGAAGACTCGGGCTTGTATGATTCAGGAGATTCATCAGTATGGCATTCACAAGCTGACTTGCCAAAGTATGTACCTTTGGTGTGGTACACG ACAGAGTTTGAGGCCCCTGCCGGGAACGATCCTGTCGCGATAGATTTCACCGGAATGGGAAAGGGAACGGCATGGGTGAATGGGGAAAGCATCGGCCGGTATTGGCCGAGCTATCTCGCTCCAGAATCTGGCTGCGAGCCATGCGACTACAGAGGCAATTACGATGCAAAAAAGTGCCGGAAGAACTGTGGACAGCCATCTCAGACACT GTACCATGTTCCCCGTTCGTTCATCCGGCCGGGTCAAAACAAGCTGGTCCTTTTTGAAGAAATGGGCGGCGATCCGACGATCATATCTTTCACCACGCGACAGATAGCCCGGCTATGTGGGCATGTGTCTGAGAATCATCCGCCGCCTGTGCGAGCTTGGAACAGTAGGAATAAATCACCAGTGCTCCATCTAGAATGCCCTCGTCCTGACCAGGTCATATCTTCGGTGCCATTTGCAAGCTTTGGTACTCCTTATGGCACTTGTGGGAGCTACAGCCATGGCGGATGCAGCAGCTCCAGGGCTCTCGCTATTGTGAAGCAG GCATGCGTTGGAGCCACGAGCTGTGACGTGGAAGTATCGATCGACTTGTTCGGTGATCCTTGTGCGCATGTCGGTAAGAGCCTTGCGGTTGAAGTTGCATGCTCTTGA
- the LOC121967982 gene encoding zinc finger MYM-type protein 1-like, with product MFCFCRQFVNCNFSLFAIANLDSASAVGDSTLRRFVLSSYVRRSTAHQSDTRRSAAHCSARRRPLTAAAPSKQGLSFRGHDESSNSLNRGNFLELLQWYSQRNEEVSKVVNQNAPGNNQMISPAIQKDLTHACASEITLSIIEDIGNNVFSLMVDESRDISVKEQMRVVLRYVNKRGQVIERFLAIVHVSDTSSRSLKDAIDALFAKHGLSLSRLRGQGYDGASNMRGEFNGLKSLILQENPYASYIHCFSHQLQLVIIAVAKSNLNASDFFYYVTMIVNTTGASCKRRDQLRQIEHDRIVVMLEGGDISTGSGKNQETNLVRPGDTRWGSHYLTLGRLLSMWPSVIQVLENICDDSSSFDSRGVAKSLIQKMENYEFVFMLHLMKMILGMTNELSLVLQQKDQNIVQAISLIESVKDQFQIFREDGWHTIIDKVNTFCELNEIPVPEMKDNCMIGGRSRRRRQVITNLHYYRVEIIYQVVDSVIQEMNTRFSEVGTELLSCIACLHPRNSFSEFNVQKLVRLCDLYPEDFSTNDCIVIEQQLQNFIHNIRQDPNFFGIEDLGSFAQKIVETQKNQAYPLVYRLIEMTLVLPVATASVERVFSAMKTIKTDLRNRMGDEWMNDSLVVYIEKDIFSTIENEQILQRFQKMKSRRMQLPPLSYPTIT from the exons ATGTTTTGTTTTTGCCGTCAGTTCGTCAATTGCAATTTCTCCCTCTTCGCGATCGCGAATCTCGACTCTGCCTCAGCAGTCGGCGACTCGACGCTTCGACGCTTCGTTCTGTCGTCCTATGTTCGCCGGTCCACCGCCCACCAGTCCGACACCCGCCGGTCCGCCGCCCACTGCTCCGCCCGGCGGCGCCCGCTGACTGCAGCAGCTCCCTCTAAG CAAGGACTGTCTTTCCGTGGACATGATGAGTCAAGTAATTCTTTAAATAGAGGAAACTTTCTTGAATTGCTTCAATGGTACAGTCAACGAAATGAGGAAGTTTCAAAGGTTGTTAATCAAAATGCTCCCGGAAACAATCAAATGATTTCTCCAGCAATTCAAAAAGACCTTACGCATGCTTGTGCCTCTGAGATCACACTTTCCATAATCGAAGATATTGGAAACAATGTTTTCTCCTTAATGGTTGATGAATCTCGAGACATTTCAGTGAAGGAGCAAATGAGAGTTGTTTTGAGATATGTGAACAAAAGAGGACAGGTGATTGAACGATTCCTTGCAATTGTACATGTATCTGACACTAGCTCTCGTTCTTTGAAGGATGCTATCGATGCTTTATTTGCGAAACATGGATTATCATTATCTAGACTGAgaggtcaaggatatgatggagCTTCAAATATGCGGGGTGAATTCAATGGATTGAAATCTCTCATTTTACAAGAAAATCCATATGCAAGTTATATTCATTGTTTTTCTCACCAATTGCAGTTAGTTATTATTGCTGTTGCCAAGAGTAATCTCAATGCGAGTGATTTTTTTTACTATGTCACTATGATTGTTAACACAACGGGAGCATCATGTAAAAGGAGAGATCAACTTAGGCAAATTGAACATGATAGGATTGTTGTAATGTTGGAGGGTGGAGACATTAGTACAGGCAGTGGcaaaaatcaagaaactaatTTAGTAAGGCCAGGAGACACTCGTTGGGGATCACACTACTTGACATTGGGTCGTCTATTATCTATGTGGCCTTCAGTGATTCAAGTGTTGGAGAATATTTGTGATGATTCTAGTTCTTTTGATAGTAGAGGGGTTGCCAAAAGTTTGATTCAGAAAATGGAGAATTATGAGTTTGTTTTCATGTTGCACTTGATGAAGATGATATTGGGAATGACAAATGAGTTATCACTTGTGTTACAACAAAAGGATCAAAATATTGTCCAAGCCATAAGTTTGATTGAGAGTGTGAAAGATCAATTTCAAATATTTAGGGAAGACGGATGGCATACAATTATAGATAAAGTCAACACATTTTGTGAGTTGAATGAGATCCCAGTGCCGGAGATGAAAGACAATTGTATGATTGGTGGTCGTAGTAGACGTAGAAGGCAAGTCATCACCAATTTGCATTATTATCGTGTGGAGATTATCTATCag GTTGTTGATTCAGTTATACAAGAGATGAATACTCGTTTTTCAGAAGTTGGCACAGAATTGCTTAGTTGTATAGCATGTCTTCATCCAAGGAATTCTTTTTCTGAATTCAATGTTCAGAAACTCGTTCGACTTTGTGATTTATATCCTGAGGACTTCTCAACAAATGATTGTATAGTTATTGAACAACAACTTCAGAATTTCATTCATAATATACGACAGGATCCAAATTTTTTTGGAATTGAAGATTTGGGAAGTTTTGCTCAGAAAATTGTTGAAACTCAAAAAAATCAAGCTTATCCATTGGTTTATCGTCTGATTGAGATGACATTAGTTTTACCAGTTGCGACCGCTTCTGTTGAAAGAGTATTTTCTGCGATGAAGACGATAAAGACTGATTTACGTAACAGAATGGGAGACGAGTGGATGAATGACAGTCTAGTCGTATACATCGAGAAAGATATCTTTTCAACAATTGAAAATGAGCAAATATTGCAGCGTTTTCAAAAGATGAAAAGCCGCAGGATGCAGCTACCTCCTCTTTCTTATCCAACGATCACCTAA